A window of Pullulanibacillus sp. KACC 23026 genomic DNA:
TATCTGATACCACACAAGGCTTTCCAGCTGCTTGTGCCTCTAGAACAACTAAACCAAAGCCTTCAGACAGGGATGGAAAGACGAAGACATCAAAACTTTTCATTAATAACGGTATATCTTCCCTTACTCCTAGAAATCGGACATTTTCCGTTAGGCCTAGGCGACTCGATTCCGCCATGATCTCATTCTTAAGAGGTCCATCTCCAACAAAAACAGCTATCATTTTTTCTTCCTCTAGAAGGAATTGTTTTAGAATCATCAGTACGTATCGTTGGTTCTTCACTTCAGAAAAGTTCCCGACATGACCAATTACTCGTGTACCCTCATGTAGTTTTAATTCTTCTTTTAACTGAATAACCTTATTTTCACTTATTTGTATGAAATCGTCCAAACTAATCCCGTTATTCAAGATTCGAATTTGCCCATTCTTTAATCGCCTTGAACCAAATAAAAAGCGTCCAGCCTCTTCGCTGCACGCACAATAATCCGTTCCCATAAACCCTATAAGAGATTGCAATCCTTTAAATGTCAAATAGTGTCTGAATGAGTGTGAATTCACCCATTGATTCGAATGGGCGTGACACACTCGTTTTTGAACGCCTTCTAATTTTGCCGCTAAAGCAACAATCCCTGACTGATAGTCCGTATGACAATGAACAGCTTCATAAATTTCGGACCTAATAATAGACCTTAAACATTTAACATAGGACACGAATCCTGATTGACCAAGACTTGGAATTCTATAGATCCTTCCACCCATCTCTTGAATTTCGTCATCGTAATCGCAGGTTGTCAAGCGATGTGATACAAAATCAAACTGTACCTTATCCCGATTAATTGTTCGATAAACGTTCATAAGAAGTGTCTCTGCTCCTCCTCGGTTCATCGCACTTACAACATGCAAAATTCGTTTGCGTCGTCCTTCCAAATTTTTCACCTCCTAAAGTTTAAGATAGGTACTCCCATATTGAAGATCGAGTGAAATCACTTGTTCATAATAAAAATAGCCGAGATAACAAATAATGAGCAGAAAATAAATGATTTGGCGTTGTTTCTTTACGAATAGAAAAAGGATCCAGGAAAATAGGATTAAATTGTAGAGGCCAAAATAAATATCGAATCGTGCAAAAATCCAATTTTTTGTTGAAACGATCATGAAAACTAACCCTAAAATACTCAGGTTAACAAAGTAATCGCTCTCTGGCCATATTTCTCTTAATTTGTCCCTCCCTAAATAAGCAATAAGCAGCGGTGACGCCGTTACAAATACACGAATAATATTAGCTCCACCTTCTTGAAAATCACTGTAATGGCCATATTCCGTATCTGAAAGTGCATCAAACAAAACCGATTGAAATAGAGTGAATCCGATCGCCATTATTAATCCAGAAATAAGAAGTAAAAAAGTCCATTTTGACCAGGCCTTTTTTCTAACAATAAAATAAATAGGAATAAAGATAAGTGCCGTTCGATGAATCGTCGCTGCAAACAGCACGATGAGCATAAACTTTTTCCAATCGCCCTTTATGATTAGAGGCGTAGCAGCGAATAGAATGGACGATGCTAAAAATTGCCTTATCCCATTCATCGAAACAGTATACATACCTGAAGTAAAATAGATAAAAAAACTAATTTCAATCATTCTTGAATACTTATAAAGAACGATAACAATTAATACATTAGTGATCAAAGCCGTTACAAATATTAGGATTTGAGGATTATTAGATAGCTTATGAAGAAGTGATTGTAAAATAAAAAAACCAAAATCATCCTTAAAACTTATATTTTTTATTTGATAATTTATCACTTCATAGCTATGGATATAAAAATAGGTATCGCCAATATTATTTCGGAGCCCAGAAACTAAGACCAATGCTAGCATGACGAAAAAAATAAGGATTTTATTAGGTTTTGTATAATGCATTTTCATCCGATCAAAGTAAGAAAAATATCGTGCAAGGAAAGAGGATAAATAAACAAAACCTAGATTAAGCCATATGATTTCCATGTTCTGAATCCTTTCAACTGTTAGTCTTGTTAACCTCCATAAAAGTCACCCTTTTCGTCTTTTTAATAAACAAAAATAAAGCAACACCAAGCGGAGTTGCCAAAATGGTGATTAATTTATTCGGTGACGACATCCAATACTTATAATTTTTAAGTAAAAGGTTGCTAGAAATAAAATGAATGGAAGCACGGAATCGTTCTTTAAACGATTGAGCATAGTTCATTGTGGTCACCCGATAAAGTAAGAAACCCTTTGGATTGGTTTTATATTGAGTAATGATATTTCGGCTTGACCCATCCTTTAAATATTCAACATGACACAAAATGTCATTCAAGATGAGTAAAGGACCAAATTGATCAATTAAAATATACTTAAAGGCAAGAGGGCAATATTTTTCGCCTTCATAAATTGGATAAGGCGATGTCCTCTTCGTTAAGGCTGTTCGATAGACAAGCTTTTTATCCCCTTTAACCTTATACTTTCGATAGAGGTCTGAATGGGTGGAAGCCTCTAACTTTTCAGGCAGTTTAGTTCCAATAATTTCTCCATTGAAAGTAGCATCAAGTCCCACCATACCTGCATAGGTCTCACTTCCATTCTTTAACCAAAAACAAGTTATCTTCTCGACAGCATCATCTGGCATATAATCATCTGAATCAATACACACGTTGAGCTCTGTGTCTATTAATTCATAGGCCTTATTGTGGGCACCATGCATGCCTTGGTTTTCCTGGTAATGATAAACGATCTTAATAGACCCTTCTTTGATCCAGCTTTGAACAAGCTGCCGAGTGTTATCAGTCGACCCATCATCAATGATTAACCATATAAATTCTTTACAGGTTTGTCTTTTTAAACTTTCATAACAAACTGGCAAGGTATAAGCTCTATTGTAAGTTGGCGTAAAGATTGTTATTAGAGGTTTCATCGCTTTCTCCAATTTTATAGATTCACAGATTGAACTTGTTCTGAAATGGTCTCGTTGACTATTCGCTCTGCTTCAAGAACGTAATAATTTTCAAGCCAATTGGCCGAATCCTGAATATCATATCCCGCTTTCTTTATCTTCAAAGTTTCATTGCTATTACTTAATCTTTTCAAAGTTAAACTTTTCAAAGCCCACATGCTCGGCGCTTCATTTAAGGATTTATAGTTCATGAGACCAAGGCCCAGATCGACTTCTCTCGTAATCCTTTCTGATACGAGGCAAGGAACGCCTACAGCCTGTGCTTCTATAAGTGTTAAAGGTAGCCCTTCATGAAAGGATGGATAGATGAGTACATCAAAAAGATGTAACACTTTATGAACATCCTCCCTAACACCCATAAATATCACCTGATTTTCCAAGCCTAATTCATGAACCTTGTTTTCGATCTGTAATTTAAGAGAACCCTCTCCAACAAGAACTAATAATGAATGAGAATGATGTTTGACAACCTCATTAAAAATATCGATGAGATAATGATGATTTTTTTGTTTATTAAATCTTCCAATATGGCCAATGACAAACGGATTAGAATCACCAAGCTGTTGCTTCATTTTCATCTCTTTCTTTATTGCATCAGAGAATTGGAAGGTCTTAAGATTAATTCCATTTTTTATGATGGAAGTTTGAGTACTATGAACCTTGAACAGCCAATTAGAGGCTTCTTGAGAGCAGGCAAAGTAATGAGAAGCAAACTTAGGAATGAATCGTCCGACAAGCCATTTATAGCCTTTAACTAGCCAATTCCCTTCACTGCTTGTATTGTGACTGTGCGCGATTCTAATCGGTATACCAGCGTTATAAGCTTCTTTTAATACTAATCCACTCATTTTATCGAGATGAGAATGAACAATTAAATAATGAGCGTGTTGGTTAAAAAAGGCTCTTAACTCTTTTTGATAGTTAACCGGACCTACCTTTGTTACATAGGGTATTCGAAAAATATGCCCGCCTAACTCTTTGATTTCTTTGTCATAAACACCAGGATTACAAATTAAAAAATCAAATTGAATCTTAGAACGATCAATATGGCGATACAGATTCATTAATAGGGTTTCTGCCCCGCCGCGATTCATATTCACTACAACTTGTAAAACTCTTAATGCGGTTTTCTCCATGCCCTCACCCCCTTTTCGATCAAATCATTGTATATAGATTGATGGGCTTCCATAATGAGCTCTTTACTATACCGCAGAAGGATCTGTTCTCTTCCCACTTTTCCAAATTGGCGACCAACTTTGGGATTCAAGATTAATGTTTTAAGAGCTTCGGCCATCTTCAGGGGAGAAGAATGGTCAACCAAATAACCAGAGCTTTCATGTTGAACTAATTCTCGGTGTCCCCGGTTATCAGTAGCAACAACTGGTAACCCGCACGACATCGCCTCCATAATATTTACCGGTAACCCTTCTCGATAACTAGAAGCTACTGCTATGTCTGACATCTGAAGAAAAGGTAATACATCGTTTTGGTAACCTAAGAAATGAACCCGATCGCCGAGCCTTCTTTCAACGGCCTGCTTTTGGCAAGCCTCTAATAGCTTCCCATCCCCCGCAAGTAATAGATGAACATGTGGAAGTTCCTGATGCAGATAACTTAGTACTTCAATTAAAAACTGCTGATTTTTATTTGCATTAAACTCTGCGGCGTAAAAAAGGAGACTATCTTTTGGCTGAAACCCCAATGACACTTTCAATAACTTTTTTTCTCCGTTTAGAAGAGGTCTATAGAGCCCTGTATCTACTCCTACACCGTTCACTTTAAGAATGTGATTTGCTTTAAATTTCTTTGCTCTAGATAAAAGATAGTCCTCTTCATTAATCGTAATTAATACATCGGTAAATCGAGAAAGCCATTTCTCAATTGGATAATAGATGATCCAATTCATGATTGGAGCCTTTTTATAAAAATGAAACCCATGCACTGTATAAAGAACAGAACTCCCCTGTTTTCTAACAAATCTTGCTGCCAGTCTGGTTAAGACACCGCCCATAGGTGTGTGACAGTGGATGATTTGAAACCGATATGTCTGTATAATCTCTTTGAGTTTCAAGTAAGCATTCACATTCTTTGTTCTAAATGGAGAACGAGAAACCATGAGGTGATGTCTTACATTAACAAACGGCAGCTCCATATCCCCATAAGCGGCAATGTGAACTTCCCATCCTTGATCATGAAACCACTTTAGGATCTGCAAGTGAAACTTTTGAAAATGATAATCCACAGTTGCACAAAAAAGAACACGTTTTTTTTCCTGGAGTCCCTCAGAGACTTCTTGATATAATGGCACAAAAGATCTCATTGTGTTAGGGTTCCTGGGTCAACTATTTTTAAGCCATTAGTGACAAATTCAGATAAACGCCTATTTAATTTATGCATCTCAAAACTCCTCTAAATTAACTTGAAACACTAAGCAGCTTTTCTGAAAAACTATTTCTATTCGCCATCTCAACAACCCTCTTTTTAATTTCATCAGAGCTTAAAGTCAGAAACTGATTTAATAGTTCATTAATTTCTTGGATGAGAATTTGGGAAGTCTTACCAATATAAATGTGCGGATAAACTTGTTCTTCATGTCTTTCATTTAAATTTAATAGCTCCTCTGATAATTTTTCACCTGGTC
This region includes:
- a CDS encoding glycosyltransferase family 4 protein gives rise to the protein MPLYQEVSEGLQEKKRVLFCATVDYHFQKFHLQILKWFHDQGWEVHIAAYGDMELPFVNVRHHLMVSRSPFRTKNVNAYLKLKEIIQTYRFQIIHCHTPMGGVLTRLAARFVRKQGSSVLYTVHGFHFYKKAPIMNWIIYYPIEKWLSRFTDVLITINEEDYLLSRAKKFKANHILKVNGVGVDTGLYRPLLNGEKKLLKVSLGFQPKDSLLFYAAEFNANKNQQFLIEVLSYLHQELPHVHLLLAGDGKLLEACQKQAVERRLGDRVHFLGYQNDVLPFLQMSDIAVASSYREGLPVNIMEAMSCGLPVVATDNRGHRELVQHESSGYLVDHSSPLKMAEALKTLILNPKVGRQFGKVGREQILLRYSKELIMEAHQSIYNDLIEKGVRAWRKPH
- a CDS encoding EpsG family protein → MEIIWLNLGFVYLSSFLARYFSYFDRMKMHYTKPNKILIFFVMLALVLVSGLRNNIGDTYFYIHSYEVINYQIKNISFKDDFGFFILQSLLHKLSNNPQILIFVTALITNVLIVIVLYKYSRMIEISFFIYFTSGMYTVSMNGIRQFLASSILFAATPLIIKGDWKKFMLIVLFAATIHRTALIFIPIYFIVRKKAWSKWTFLLLISGLIMAIGFTLFQSVLFDALSDTEYGHYSDFQEGGANIIRVFVTASPLLIAYLGRDKLREIWPESDYFVNLSILGLVFMIVSTKNWIFARFDIYFGLYNLILFSWILFLFVKKQRQIIYFLLIICYLGYFYYEQVISLDLQYGSTYLKL
- a CDS encoding glycosyltransferase family 1 protein — protein: MEKTALRVLQVVVNMNRGGAETLLMNLYRHIDRSKIQFDFLICNPGVYDKEIKELGGHIFRIPYVTKVGPVNYQKELRAFFNQHAHYLIVHSHLDKMSGLVLKEAYNAGIPIRIAHSHNTSSEGNWLVKGYKWLVGRFIPKFASHYFACSQEASNWLFKVHSTQTSIIKNGINLKTFQFSDAIKKEMKMKQQLGDSNPFVIGHIGRFNKQKNHHYLIDIFNEVVKHHSHSLLVLVGEGSLKLQIENKVHELGLENQVIFMGVREDVHKVLHLFDVLIYPSFHEGLPLTLIEAQAVGVPCLVSERITREVDLGLGLMNYKSLNEAPSMWALKSLTLKRLSNSNETLKIKKAGYDIQDSANWLENYYVLEAERIVNETISEQVQSVNL
- a CDS encoding glycosyltransferase family 2 protein; this translates as MKPLITIFTPTYNRAYTLPVCYESLKRQTCKEFIWLIIDDGSTDNTRQLVQSWIKEGSIKIVYHYQENQGMHGAHNKAYELIDTELNVCIDSDDYMPDDAVEKITCFWLKNGSETYAGMVGLDATFNGEIIGTKLPEKLEASTHSDLYRKYKVKGDKKLVYRTALTKRTSPYPIYEGEKYCPLAFKYILIDQFGPLLILNDILCHVEYLKDGSSRNIITQYKTNPKGFLLYRVTTMNYAQSFKERFRASIHFISSNLLLKNYKYWMSSPNKLITILATPLGVALFLFIKKTKRVTFMEVNKTNS
- a CDS encoding glycosyltransferase family 1 protein — protein: MEGRRKRILHVVSAMNRGGAETLLMNVYRTINRDKVQFDFVSHRLTTCDYDDEIQEMGGRIYRIPSLGQSGFVSYVKCLRSIIRSEIYEAVHCHTDYQSGIVALAAKLEGVQKRVCHAHSNQWVNSHSFRHYLTFKGLQSLIGFMGTDYCACSEEAGRFLFGSRRLKNGQIRILNNGISLDDFIQISENKVIQLKEELKLHEGTRVIGHVGNFSEVKNQRYVLMILKQFLLEEEKMIAVFVGDGPLKNEIMAESSRLGLTENVRFLGVREDIPLLMKSFDVFVFPSLSEGFGLVVLEAQAAGKPCVVSDTVPRTTDLKLGLISYLSLETDMTQWVQVIRQSFENKRLSINEIQHAFSRLRFTVNDTAKDWLSLYGFLEKSWIIEGESG